Proteins from a genomic interval of Caulobacter rhizosphaerae:
- the bfr gene encoding bacterioferritin: MQGDPGIIRLLNAVLTNELTAVNQYFLHARMYDNWGFKRLGKITYDESIGEMKHADKLINRILFLEGLPNLQDLHKLKIGETVPECLASDLSVELGGRETLIPGIIQCETARDYVSRELLREILSDTEEHIDFLEMQLGLVKALGEQNYLQSAVGELPA; this comes from the coding sequence ACGAGCTGACGGCGGTCAACCAGTACTTCCTGCACGCGCGGATGTACGACAACTGGGGCTTCAAGCGTCTGGGCAAGATCACCTATGACGAGTCGATCGGCGAGATGAAGCACGCCGACAAGCTGATCAACCGCATCCTGTTCCTGGAAGGCCTGCCCAACCTGCAGGACCTGCACAAGCTGAAGATCGGCGAGACCGTGCCCGAGTGCCTGGCCAGCGACCTGTCGGTCGAGCTGGGCGGCCGCGAGACCCTGATCCCCGGCATCATCCAGTGCGAGACCGCCCGCGACTATGTCAGCCGCGAGCTGCTGCGCGAGATCCTCAGCGACACCGAGGAGCATATCGACTTCCTCGAGATGCAGCTGGGCCTGGTCAAGGCGCTGGGCGAGCAGAACTACCTGCAGAGCGCCGTGGGCGAGTTGCCGGCCTAG
- a CDS encoding helix-turn-helix domain-containing protein: protein MVKLLDIAQVAGATGMAASRLRYYEEKGLIASVGRRGLKRLFEAGVLERLSLIALAQTAGFSLDEIAGMVDAAGRPRLDRAQLSARADDLDRTIRRLSALRDGLRHAAACPAPSHMECPTFRRLLKGAVETRRRTFVEDLG, encoded by the coding sequence ATGGTGAAACTTCTCGACATCGCGCAGGTCGCCGGCGCCACGGGAATGGCGGCGTCCAGGCTCCGATATTACGAGGAGAAGGGGCTGATCGCCTCGGTCGGCCGGCGGGGGCTGAAGCGCTTGTTCGAGGCCGGCGTGCTGGAACGCCTGTCGCTGATCGCCCTGGCCCAGACCGCCGGCTTCTCGCTGGACGAGATCGCCGGCATGGTCGACGCGGCGGGCCGGCCGCGCCTGGACCGCGCCCAGCTGTCGGCCAGGGCCGACGACCTGGACCGGACGATCCGCCGCCTGTCCGCCCTGCGCGACGGCCTGCGCCACGCCGCCGCCTGTCCCGCGCCCAGCCACATGGAATGCCCGACCTTCCGGCGGCTGCTGAAGGGCGCAGTCGAGACCCGCCGCCGGACGTTCGTGGAGGACCTCGGTTAG
- a CDS encoding sigma-70 family RNA polymerase sigma factor: MTETEAALKALMLLGLDGDAPAYRLLLSQLGGRLRVYFERRMRDAPGDVEDLVQETLMAVHTRRATYDRAQPFTPWAFALARYKLIDHWRRRKVRMTLPIDDYVEVLAAYAPEPGSAMDLDRALETLPERQRKLVRDVKIEGLSLAQAGERAGVSEGAAKVALHRALKSLGERMRGRADG, from the coding sequence GTGACGGAAACCGAAGCCGCCCTGAAGGCGCTGATGCTGCTGGGCCTGGACGGCGACGCCCCGGCCTACCGGCTGCTGCTGTCCCAGCTGGGCGGCCGGCTCCGCGTCTATTTCGAGCGCCGCATGCGCGACGCTCCCGGCGATGTGGAGGACTTGGTGCAGGAGACCCTGATGGCGGTGCATACGCGGCGCGCGACCTATGATCGCGCCCAGCCGTTCACCCCGTGGGCCTTCGCCCTGGCGCGCTACAAGCTGATCGACCACTGGCGGCGTCGCAAGGTGCGGATGACCCTGCCGATCGACGACTATGTCGAGGTCCTGGCCGCCTACGCACCCGAGCCGGGCTCGGCCATGGACCTGGACCGGGCGCTGGAGACCCTGCCCGAGCGCCAGCGCAAGCTGGTGCGCGACGTCAAGATCGAGGGCCTCAGCCTGGCCCAGGCGGGCGAGCGGGCCGGCGTCTCCGAGGGCGCGGCCAAGGTCGCCCTGCACCGGGCGCTCAAGAGCCTCGGAGAAAGGATGCGCGGCCGTGCGGACGGATGA
- a CDS encoding lysine-2,3-aminomutase-like protein translates to MTAARTLRSAAALAEAGLIAPGRLAALEAVAARYAVAITPDMAELIDPANQSDPIGRQFLPSEAELLESPGEVADPIGDAAHSPVEGIVHRYPDRVLLKPTHTCAVYCRFCFRREVVGPGGAANLSPDQLDAAFAYIAAHPEIWEVIVTGGDPLVLSPRRLGDLGERLAAIDHVKVVRFHTRVPVVDPAAVTDEMVAALKASGKTVYVALHANHVRELTPAARAAIGRIIDAGIPMLSQTVLLKGVNDDPEALGALMRGFVESRIRPYYLHHGDHAPGTAHLRTTVAEGRALMRAIRGRFSGLCQPTYVLDIPDGHGKVPIGPDYLAVDGEVEDPNGGAHLYPPKG, encoded by the coding sequence ATGACCGCCGCCCGCACCCTTCGCAGCGCCGCCGCCCTGGCCGAGGCCGGCCTGATCGCCCCCGGGCGCCTGGCCGCGCTGGAAGCCGTCGCGGCGCGCTATGCGGTGGCGATCACACCGGACATGGCCGAGCTGATCGACCCGGCCAACCAGAGCGACCCGATCGGCCGCCAGTTCCTGCCGTCGGAAGCCGAGCTGCTGGAGAGCCCGGGCGAGGTCGCCGACCCGATCGGCGACGCCGCCCACAGCCCGGTCGAGGGGATCGTTCACCGCTATCCCGACCGCGTGCTGCTGAAACCCACCCACACCTGCGCGGTCTATTGCCGGTTCTGCTTCCGGCGCGAGGTGGTCGGGCCCGGCGGGGCCGCCAATCTGTCCCCGGACCAGCTGGACGCCGCCTTCGCCTACATCGCCGCCCATCCGGAGATCTGGGAGGTGATCGTCACCGGTGGCGACCCGCTGGTGCTGTCGCCGCGCCGGCTGGGCGACCTGGGCGAGCGGCTGGCGGCCATCGACCACGTCAAGGTCGTGCGCTTCCATACCCGCGTGCCGGTGGTCGACCCGGCGGCGGTCACCGACGAAATGGTCGCGGCCCTGAAGGCCAGTGGCAAGACGGTCTATGTGGCCCTGCACGCCAACCACGTTCGCGAGCTGACCCCGGCGGCCCGCGCCGCGATCGGCCGGATCATCGACGCCGGGATCCCGATGCTGAGCCAGACCGTGCTGCTGAAGGGCGTCAACGACGACCCCGAGGCGCTGGGCGCCCTGATGCGCGGCTTCGTCGAGAGCCGCATCCGGCCCTACTACCTGCACCACGGCGACCATGCCCCGGGCACCGCCCACCTGCGAACCACGGTGGCGGAAGGCCGCGCCCTGATGCGCGCGATCCGCGGCCGGTTCTCGGGCCTGTGCCAGCCGACCTATGTGCTCGACATCCCCGACGGTCACGGCAAGGTGCCGATCGGTCCGGACTACCTGGCGGTCGACGGCGAGGTGGAGGACCCGAACGGCGGCGCGCACCTGTATCCGCCGAAAGGATAG
- a CDS encoding GNAT family N-acetyltransferase, translated as MVVLRSARPEEIETIRALERASAQRFVGLMDALAADEPSPAAVLAARIADGGLDVAVEDQAIAGFVMFRPVEDRLYIEQIDVLPAFAGRRIGAALLDAAAERARTAGLAGLSLSTFREIPWNAPYYRRLGFVDVAAPTPGMATIRAEHLARGLDEDARVFMVWDV; from the coding sequence ATGGTCGTTTTGCGCTCCGCCCGTCCCGAAGAGATCGAGACGATCCGCGCGCTCGAACGCGCCTCGGCCCAGCGCTTCGTCGGGCTCATGGACGCCCTGGCCGCCGACGAACCCAGCCCAGCCGCCGTGCTGGCCGCTCGGATCGCCGACGGCGGCCTGGACGTGGCGGTCGAGGACCAGGCCATCGCCGGCTTCGTGATGTTCCGGCCAGTGGAGGACCGGCTGTATATCGAGCAGATCGACGTCCTGCCGGCCTTCGCGGGCCGCCGGATCGGTGCGGCGCTGCTGGACGCGGCGGCGGAACGGGCGCGGACCGCCGGCCTGGCCGGCCTGTCGCTGTCGACCTTCCGCGAGATCCCCTGGAACGCGCCCTACTACCGGCGGCTGGGGTTCGTGGACGTGGCGGCGCCGACGCCGGGAATGGCGACGATCCGGGCCGAACACCTGGCGCGCGGGCTGGACGAGGACGCGCGGGTGTTCATGGTGTGGGACGTCTAG
- a CDS encoding DoxX family protein, which produces MTDQILAPAAARPWSRPFDAVAAVAHRALPDDVLALVARLGIASVFFLSGRTKVDGILHITDGTYSLFADDYALPLIPSDVAAHLATYSEHLFSILLVLGLFTRLSALAFLGMTLVIEVFVYPDAWSTHLSWAAILLFLVARGGGRWSLDRAVGIQ; this is translated from the coding sequence ATGACCGACCAGATCCTCGCCCCCGCCGCCGCGCGTCCCTGGAGCCGGCCGTTCGACGCCGTGGCCGCCGTGGCCCATCGCGCCCTGCCCGACGACGTGCTGGCCCTGGTCGCGCGCCTGGGGATCGCCTCGGTGTTCTTCCTGTCGGGCCGCACCAAGGTCGACGGGATCCTGCATATCACCGACGGGACCTATTCGCTGTTCGCCGACGACTACGCCCTGCCGCTGATCCCTTCGGACGTCGCCGCCCACCTGGCCACCTACAGCGAGCACCTGTTCTCGATCCTGCTGGTGCTGGGGCTGTTCACCCGGCTCTCGGCCCTGGCGTTCCTGGGCATGACCCTGGTGATCGAGGTCTTCGTCTATCCCGACGCCTGGAGCACCCACCTGTCCTGGGCGGCGATCCTGCTGTTCCTCGTGGCCAGGGGTGGGGGAAGGTGGAGCCTGGATCGCGCGGTGGGAATCCAGTAG
- the epmA gene encoding EF-P lysine aminoacylase EpmA, with the protein MQAPSASPWWRPENHADRRPFLLARNRIKAAFRAWFEARDFLEVETAALQVSPGNEAHLHAFETAALTLSGHSAPLYLHTSPEFSCKKLLAAGERRIFDFGKVWRNRERGVLHHPEFTMLEWYRVGQPYQALMDDCAALLALAAETAGTLEFRFRGQACDPFAAPERLTVAEAFERHAGVDLLASIGAGGETDRAALAASARAAGIRVADDDTWADVFSRVIVEKVEPKLGVGRATILCEYPAAEAALARPKPGDPRVAERFELYACGVELANAFGELTDAGEQRRRFEAEMDEKAQVYGERYPLDEDFLAALAIMPEASGAALGFDRLVMLAAGASRVDQVLWTPVAG; encoded by the coding sequence GTGCAAGCACCCTCAGCCTCGCCCTGGTGGCGGCCCGAAAACCACGCCGACCGGCGGCCGTTCCTGCTGGCCCGCAACCGGATCAAGGCCGCGTTCCGGGCCTGGTTCGAGGCGCGCGACTTCCTGGAGGTCGAAACGGCGGCCCTGCAGGTCTCGCCTGGCAACGAGGCCCACCTGCACGCCTTCGAGACCGCCGCCCTGACGCTTTCGGGGCACAGCGCGCCGCTCTACCTGCACACCTCGCCGGAGTTCTCGTGCAAGAAGCTGCTGGCGGCGGGCGAGCGGCGGATCTTCGATTTCGGCAAGGTCTGGCGCAACCGCGAGCGCGGGGTGCTGCACCATCCGGAGTTCACCATGCTGGAATGGTACCGGGTGGGTCAGCCCTACCAGGCCTTGATGGACGACTGCGCGGCCCTGCTGGCCCTGGCGGCGGAAACGGCGGGAACGCTTGAGTTTCGCTTCCGCGGCCAGGCCTGCGATCCGTTCGCCGCGCCTGAACGGCTGACGGTCGCCGAGGCGTTCGAGCGTCACGCGGGGGTCGACCTGCTGGCCTCGATCGGGGCGGGCGGCGAGACCGACCGCGCGGCCCTGGCGGCGTCGGCGCGCGCCGCCGGGATCCGCGTCGCCGACGACGACACCTGGGCCGACGTGTTCAGCCGGGTGATCGTCGAGAAGGTCGAGCCCAAGCTCGGCGTCGGCCGCGCGACCATCCTCTGCGAATATCCGGCCGCCGAGGCCGCGCTGGCCCGGCCCAAGCCCGGCGACCCGCGGGTGGCCGAGCGGTTCGAGCTCTATGCCTGCGGCGTCGAGCTGGCCAACGCCTTCGGCGAGTTGACCGACGCCGGCGAGCAGCGCCGCCGCTTCGAGGCCGAGATGGACGAGAAGGCCCAGGTCTATGGCGAACGCTATCCACTGGACGAGGATTTCCTGGCGGCCCTGGCGATCATGCCCGAGGCCTCCGGCGCGGCCCTGGGCTTCGACCGGCTGGTGATGCTGGCGGCGGGGGCGTCGCGGGTGGACCAGGTGCTGTGGACGCCGGTGGCGGGGTAG
- a CDS encoding tryptophan-rich sensory protein, with amino-acid sequence MHIPNGKSHGRRTLAGRESFEIDAKADTAATAGAQLALGLAVAGGAILLSTVLGRRHERMIDDEEYAVGYAEMHEPVAHQPKMLTSLILPPLFIAMTLSGLRIWNAPSSPTRTRALTLWSLVQGFNALWLALGAKRVGGQLGAATASLAASAAYALQARKLVAPASGFNSPYLGWLGFANALTEELWKRPRRVTVH; translated from the coding sequence ATGCACATCCCGAACGGCAAATCCCACGGGAGGCGGACTCTCGCCGGCCGCGAGTCGTTCGAGATCGACGCCAAGGCCGACACCGCCGCCACGGCGGGCGCCCAACTGGCCCTGGGGCTGGCGGTGGCCGGCGGGGCGATCCTGCTGTCGACGGTCCTGGGCCGCCGGCACGAGCGGATGATCGACGACGAGGAATATGCGGTCGGCTACGCCGAGATGCACGAGCCGGTCGCCCACCAGCCCAAGATGCTGACCAGCCTGATCCTGCCGCCGCTGTTCATCGCCATGACCCTGTCGGGCCTGCGCATCTGGAACGCGCCGTCCAGTCCCACCCGCACCCGGGCGCTCACCCTCTGGAGTCTGGTCCAGGGCTTCAACGCCCTGTGGCTGGCCCTCGGGGCCAAGCGGGTGGGCGGACAGCTGGGAGCCGCCACCGCGTCCCTGGCCGCTTCGGCCGCCTACGCCCTGCAGGCTCGCAAGCTGGTGGCCCCGGCCTCAGGCTTCAACAGCCCCTATCTGGGCTGGCTGGGCTTCGCCAATGCCCTGACCGAGGAGCTGTGGAAGCGTCCGCGTCGCGTGACGGTCCACTAG
- a CDS encoding DUF2282 domain-containing protein has translation MSLVTKTPALALAAVFALSAGAAMARDDMKPAKVEMEKCYGVAKAGHNDCKAGAGTSCAGTSKADYQGDAWKKVAKGTCTSIKTPNGMGSLTPKA, from the coding sequence ATGAGCCTCGTGACCAAGACCCCCGCCCTCGCCCTCGCCGCCGTCTTCGCCCTGAGCGCCGGCGCCGCCATGGCCCGCGACGACATGAAGCCAGCCAAGGTCGAGATGGAAAAGTGCTACGGCGTGGCCAAGGCCGGCCACAACGACTGCAAGGCCGGCGCCGGCACCTCGTGCGCGGGCACCTCCAAGGCCGACTATCAGGGTGACGCCTGGAAGAAGGTCGCCAAGGGCACCTGCACCAGCATCAAGACCCCGAACGGCATGGGCTCGCTGACGCCCAAGGCCTAA
- a CDS encoding DNA-binding domain-containing protein yields MSELGQFQDAFVAALHARTADPIAGWLPGGDRVGEAEPAGLAVYRNTIAKGCVDALAANFPTVASLVGDDWFRAAAALFAREHPPASAALLAYGEAFADWLERFPPAGDLPYLPAMAQLDRMWTTALFAPEAEPLAAEAFALAPDILAAARPRLHPSLAFAWFDSGLPGLWLAAREPAPGEMTLSEDPQGALVVRPDHVVHSRRLDAAGFAFLASARDGAALGEAITAAAQADPAADLASLFAALIADGVFVGLDLGDPA; encoded by the coding sequence ATGTCTGAGCTGGGCCAGTTCCAGGACGCCTTCGTGGCGGCGCTCCACGCGCGCACCGCCGACCCGATCGCTGGCTGGCTGCCAGGCGGCGATCGGGTAGGCGAGGCCGAGCCCGCCGGCCTGGCAGTCTACCGCAACACCATCGCCAAGGGCTGCGTCGACGCCCTGGCGGCCAATTTCCCGACCGTGGCCAGCCTGGTCGGCGACGACTGGTTCCGCGCCGCCGCCGCCCTGTTCGCCCGCGAGCATCCGCCCGCCAGCGCCGCCCTGCTGGCCTATGGCGAGGCCTTCGCGGACTGGCTGGAGCGCTTCCCGCCGGCCGGCGACCTGCCCTATCTGCCGGCCATGGCCCAGCTTGACCGGATGTGGACCACCGCCCTGTTCGCGCCGGAGGCCGAGCCCCTGGCCGCGGAGGCCTTCGCCCTGGCCCCGGACATCCTGGCCGCCGCTCGCCCGCGCCTGCATCCCAGCCTGGCCTTCGCCTGGTTCGACAGCGGTCTGCCTGGCCTGTGGCTGGCGGCTCGCGAGCCGGCGCCGGGCGAGATGACGCTGTCCGAGGATCCGCAGGGCGCGCTGGTCGTCCGCCCCGACCACGTCGTCCATAGCCGCCGGCTTGACGCGGCCGGCTTCGCCTTCCTGGCCTCCGCCCGTGACGGCGCCGCCCTGGGCGAGGCGATCACCGCCGCCGCGCAGGCCGATCCCGCCGCCGACCTGGCGTCCTTGTTCGCCGCCCTGATCGCCGACGGCGTGTTCGTCGGCCTCGACCTTGGAGATCCCGCATGA
- the efp gene encoding elongation factor P, which yields MTKVAASSLRKGSVVDMDGKLYVVLNAENIHPGKGTPVTQLNMRRISDGVKVSERYRTTEQVERAFVDQRNHTFLYQDGEGYHFMNPESYDQLVATEDVVGDLGAYLQEGMTVQLSTHNEVPIALELPRTVVLEIVDTEPSVKGQTASSSYKPAVLSNGVRTMVPPYIAAGTKVIILTEDGSYQERAKD from the coding sequence GTGACTAAAGTTGCCGCCAGCTCGCTGAGGAAGGGTTCCGTCGTCGATATGGACGGCAAGCTCTACGTGGTCCTCAACGCCGAGAACATCCACCCCGGCAAGGGCACGCCGGTCACCCAGCTGAACATGCGCCGCATTTCGGACGGGGTGAAGGTGTCGGAACGCTACCGCACGACCGAGCAGGTCGAGCGCGCCTTCGTCGACCAGCGCAACCACACCTTCCTGTACCAGGACGGCGAGGGCTACCACTTCATGAACCCGGAAAGCTACGACCAGCTCGTGGCGACCGAGGACGTGGTCGGCGACCTGGGCGCCTATCTGCAGGAGGGCATGACCGTCCAGCTGTCGACGCACAACGAGGTGCCGATCGCCCTGGAACTGCCGCGCACGGTGGTGCTGGAGATCGTCGACACCGAACCGTCGGTGAAGGGCCAGACCGCCAGCTCGTCGTACAAGCCCGCCGTGCTCAGCAACGGCGTGCGCACCATGGTTCCGCCCTATATCGCCGCCGGCACCAAGGTGATCATCCTGACCGAGGACGGCTCGTACCAGGAACGCGCCAAGGACTAA
- a CDS encoding NrsF family protein, with translation MRTDDLIDQLAADPRAIPAGAVQRRFAGVAVATALAALVMVLAWLGTRHDLMDAMAGRMFWMKAAYTALLGVAGFWALERLARPEGAPRKALLFGALVLAVFVGMGLGQWLAADAEHRRLMMMGGSWKVCCRNILALALPGLAATLAVLRGMAPTRPALTGFAAGAFAGGVAATVYGLHCGESTMVFVGTWYTLGVLGTGLLGAVVGKWALRW, from the coding sequence GTGCGGACGGATGATCTGATCGATCAGCTGGCGGCCGACCCGCGCGCCATCCCGGCCGGGGCTGTGCAGCGCCGGTTCGCCGGCGTGGCCGTGGCCACGGCCCTGGCGGCCCTGGTCATGGTGCTGGCCTGGCTGGGGACGCGTCACGACCTGATGGACGCCATGGCCGGCCGGATGTTCTGGATGAAGGCGGCCTATACCGCCCTGCTGGGCGTGGCGGGCTTCTGGGCCCTGGAACGCCTGGCCCGGCCCGAGGGCGCGCCGCGCAAGGCGCTGTTGTTCGGGGCCCTGGTGCTGGCGGTGTTCGTCGGCATGGGCTTGGGCCAATGGCTGGCCGCCGATGCGGAGCACCGGCGGCTGATGATGATGGGCGGATCCTGGAAGGTCTGCTGCCGCAACATCCTCGCCCTGGCCCTGCCCGGCCTGGCGGCGACCCTGGCGGTGCTGCGCGGCATGGCCCCGACCCGCCCGGCCCTGACCGGCTTCGCGGCCGGCGCCTTCGCCGGCGGGGTGGCGGCCACGGTCTACGGCCTGCACTGCGGCGAGAGCACCATGGTGTTCGTGGGGACCTGGTACACCCTGGGGGTGCTCGGGACCGGCCTGCTGGGCGCGGTGGTGGGGAAGTGGGCGCTGCGGTGGTGA
- a CDS encoding class I SAM-dependent methyltransferase has translation MTQANQAQAELWNNQAGQNWVEQNAMLDRLFAPFEPLLVDAVHGATAVLDIGCGAGATTFAVARSLGAQGRCTGADISAPLIELARRKAVETGADNTEFLVADAQQHAFQPAAFDAVISRFGVMFFDDPVVAFANLRRASRTDATLACIVWRGAAENPFMTAAERAAAPLLPEAPPRDPDAPGQFAFADRDRVGAILSAAGWRDVDFQPLDVACAMPTPALDTYAARMGPVSLVLPSLDEDRRRAVVEAARRGFEPFVIDGAARFTAACWRVRGRA, from the coding sequence ATGACGCAAGCCAACCAGGCCCAGGCCGAACTCTGGAACAACCAGGCTGGCCAGAACTGGGTCGAGCAGAACGCCATGCTCGATCGGCTGTTCGCGCCGTTCGAGCCGTTGCTGGTGGACGCGGTCCACGGCGCGACGGCGGTGCTCGACATCGGCTGCGGGGCCGGCGCGACCACCTTCGCCGTGGCGCGGAGCCTGGGCGCGCAAGGCCGCTGCACCGGCGCCGACATCTCCGCGCCGCTGATCGAGCTTGCGCGGCGGAAGGCTGTCGAGACCGGCGCCGACAACACCGAGTTCCTGGTCGCCGACGCCCAGCAGCACGCCTTCCAGCCCGCCGCCTTCGACGCGGTGATCTCGCGGTTCGGGGTGATGTTCTTCGACGATCCCGTCGTCGCCTTCGCCAACCTGCGGCGAGCGTCACGGACGGACGCGACCCTGGCCTGCATCGTCTGGCGCGGCGCGGCGGAGAACCCGTTCATGACGGCGGCCGAGCGCGCCGCCGCGCCGCTGCTGCCCGAGGCGCCGCCGCGCGACCCCGATGCGCCAGGCCAGTTCGCCTTCGCCGACCGCGACCGGGTCGGCGCCATCCTGTCGGCCGCCGGCTGGCGGGACGTCGACTTCCAGCCGCTGGACGTCGCCTGCGCGATGCCGACGCCGGCCCTGGACACCTACGCCGCCCGCATGGGACCGGTGAGCCTGGTCCTGCCGAGCCTGGACGAGGATCGCCGGCGCGCAGTGGTCGAGGCGGCCAGGCGCGGGTTCGAGCCCTTTGTGATCGACGGCGCCGCGCGGTTCACGGCGGCGTGCTGGAGGGTGCGAGGGCGAGCCTAG
- a CDS encoding DUF2799 domain-containing protein, whose translation MRRLWTLGTAVAVVALAGCATMSKEACLQGDWAGVGFKDGQAGRPQSRLDEHAKACAKTGVVPEAAPYFAARDQGLRLYCTQDRGFDEARHGNGYAGVCPPDAERGFLVGYADGQLVHDAVSRLSQAESDRESADNRAEKRDRQARGVEDELKNPKLNDEQKHELRDRLNRLRAERRQAVEDGRRADWAARDAEREVDELRHRFGPRYGGW comes from the coding sequence ATGCGTCGTCTTTGGACCCTGGGAACCGCCGTCGCGGTCGTCGCCCTGGCGGGCTGCGCTACCATGAGCAAGGAGGCGTGCCTGCAGGGCGACTGGGCGGGCGTCGGCTTCAAGGATGGCCAGGCGGGGCGCCCCCAGAGCCGCCTGGACGAGCACGCCAAGGCCTGCGCCAAGACCGGCGTGGTCCCCGAGGCGGCGCCCTATTTCGCGGCCCGTGACCAGGGGCTGAGGCTCTATTGCACCCAGGACCGCGGCTTCGACGAGGCCCGCCACGGCAACGGCTATGCGGGGGTCTGCCCGCCGGACGCCGAGCGCGGCTTCCTGGTCGGCTATGCCGACGGCCAGCTGGTCCACGACGCGGTCTCGCGCCTCAGCCAGGCGGAATCGGACCGCGAAAGCGCCGACAATCGCGCCGAGAAGCGTGACCGCCAGGCGCGCGGCGTCGAGGACGAGCTGAAGAACCCCAAGCTGAACGACGAGCAGAAGCACGAGCTGCGCGACCGCCTGAACCGCCTGCGCGCCGAGCGCCGCCAGGCGGTGGAGGATGGCCGCCGCGCCGACTGGGCCGCCCGCGACGCCGAGCGCGAGGTGGACGAGCTGCGGCATCGGTTCGGGCCGCGGTACGGGGGATGGTAG
- a CDS encoding DUF692 domain-containing protein produces MRPTAGLGLKPQHYADALAAEDEGLWFEVHPENYMAAGGPRLRALEAIRRQHPLSLHGVGLSLAADADPDPTHLAALKALADRFEPFVVSEHLAWSAWRGVHQPDLLPFPRTRAALDRIAGNIGRTQDALGRTILVENPSLYLPLTGHDLDETDFLAQLARRTGCGLLVDVNNVFVSASNLGYAAQAYLDALPAEAIGEIHLAGHGADEGGSALLIDTHGAPVAEPVWALYRRLIDRIGPRPTLIERDDDIPAFAVLMAERDRAHGLLTGTGACACPQPVQEPAHV; encoded by the coding sequence ATGCGCCCCACCGCCGGCCTCGGCCTCAAGCCGCAGCACTATGCCGACGCCCTCGCGGCCGAGGACGAGGGGCTGTGGTTCGAGGTCCATCCCGAGAACTACATGGCCGCCGGCGGGCCGCGCCTGCGGGCGCTGGAGGCGATCCGTCGCCAGCATCCGCTGTCGCTGCACGGGGTGGGCCTGTCCCTGGCCGCCGACGCCGATCCGGACCCGACCCACCTGGCCGCCCTCAAGGCCCTGGCCGACCGGTTCGAGCCGTTCGTGGTCTCAGAGCACCTGGCCTGGAGCGCCTGGCGCGGCGTCCACCAGCCCGACCTCCTGCCCTTCCCCCGCACCCGCGCCGCCCTGGACCGCATCGCCGGCAACATCGGCCGCACCCAGGACGCCCTCGGCCGGACGATCCTGGTCGAGAACCCGTCGCTGTACTTGCCGCTGACCGGCCATGACCTCGACGAGACCGATTTCCTGGCGCAGCTGGCCCGCCGCACCGGCTGCGGCCTGCTGGTCGACGTCAACAACGTGTTCGTCAGCGCCAGCAACCTGGGCTACGCGGCCCAGGCCTATCTGGACGCCCTGCCCGCCGAGGCGATCGGCGAGATCCACCTGGCCGGCCACGGCGCCGATGAGGGCGGTTCGGCCCTGCTGATCGACACCCACGGCGCGCCGGTGGCCGAACCTGTCTGGGCGCTCTACCGCCGCCTGATCGACCGCATCGGCCCGCGCCCGACCCTGATCGAGCGTGACGACGACATCCCGGCCTTCGCGGTGCTGATGGCCGAGCGGGACCGGGCGCATGGACTGCTGACGGGGACAGGCGCATGCGCCTGTCCCCAGCCGGTGCAGGAACCGGCCCATGTCTGA